ATCCCGCTGCTGACGCTGCCTCAGTTCCTGATGCTGCAGTACATCAACAACAAAGCGGGCCTCTGGCATACGCTCACCGGCTACCAAAAATACAACACGCTGGTCTGGGAACTGGTCTCCCACCTCTGGTTTTTACTGGTACTGGTGATATTAACTACCGTCGGTATGTTTTTGTTTCAAAAAATTAATAATTTTATAATTCGAAACGAACAGAATAATAATTCGTCAATTACCCTGGGAAAACTCTCAGTTTTATTCCTGGGCTTCGGTCTTATATATGCCGCTATTCGGCGTACTATTTTTCTTATTCACCCGCCATTATTAAGTGACGGGCTGTTTAATTTCATCGTTATGCAGACGCTGTTCTATCTGCCGTTCTTTATGCTCGGTGCGCTGACCTTCAAACGCGAGTCGCTGAAGATCCTGTTTACCACGCCTTCACGCGGGTGCCAGGCGGGCGCAGCCCTGGCGTTTACGGCCTATTTATTGAACCAGCGCTACGGCAGCGGCGATGGCTGGATGTACGAAACAGAGAGCGTAATCACCATGCTGATGGGGCTTTGGATGGTCAACGTCGTCTTTTCGCTAGGCTACAAAATGCTGAACTTTAAATCAGCGCGCGTGACCTATTTCGTCAACGCATCGCTGTTTATTTATCTGGTACACCACCCGCTCACGCTCTTCTTCGGCGCCTTTATCACGCCGCACATCACGTCCAATATTTTAGGTTTCTTCAGCGGGCTGGTCTTTGTCGTCGGCATTGCGCTACTGCTTTATGAGCTGCACTTACGTATTCCGCTACTTCGCTTCCTGTTTTCAGGAAAGCCAAAGGAAAAAGCGTCTACGCCACAATCATTTGCCGGGTAACACATTAAAGGCCGGTCATGTATACCGGCCTTTGCTCTCTTGCGCTGGGCAGAATAACCTTCCTGCATTTAAGATTGATGAAGGTTACGTGATCTTTTTATGACACTCGGCCGCAATCTGCTGATAAATCTGCATGTTTTCGTCATCAAAACAGACAAACACCACGTATTCCGGCAGCGGGCGCAGGCCGATGTATTTATAGGCGGTGTCCCAGGCGATGCGCGCCGCCTGTGCCTTTGGACATCCATACACCCCGGTACTGATGGCCGGGAAAGCAATCGAGCGATAGCCGTTAGCCGCCGCTAAATCCAGGCTATTGCGGTAGGCCAGCTCCAGCAATTCAGCTTCATTCTGCTCACCGCCGTGCCAGACCGGCCCCACGGCGTGGATCACCGCTTTCACCGCAATATTTCCCGCTTCGGTAATCACCGCGTGGCCGGGAGCGCATTCTCCCTGAAGCTGGCGTACCGCTTTACAGGCTTCCAGCAGCGCAGGCCCGGCGGCGCGATGAATTGCCCCGTCCACTCCCCCACCGCCCATCAGCGAAGGGTTTGCCGCGTTGACAATCACATCGACCTTAATCTTTGTAATATCTCCCTGGACTACCTGTATACGTTCACTCATTAACCACTCTCCCCCTGTACTTTGCCGTAGTCTATTCTCGTCGGGCGGGGCGCGTACATGACTATTATCGTTTCCGCACGTTTCAACTTTTAAACCTGTTGGGATATCAGCCACAAAAAGTCCCGCCTTAACGGGGCATTTGTTATTGGATTAGAAATCAACAGTCATGGAAAGTTTCAACGTACGTGGGTCGCTTTGCGTAATATACGATCCGCTGTCATCGATGGAAGCCCAGTATTTCTCGTTGGTCACATTTTCCACGTTGGCATGCTGGGAGCCGGTTTTTCAGCCAGGCTCTTCTCGCCGGCCAACTTCAACGAAAGTATGAGCCAGGTCAGGCGTAAACGGCTCAGGCCCGCAGCAGGCAATCAGCCACTCTCCGCAGACAATATGCTGCAAATGCAGGTTCGGCGGGCAGAGCGTTTCCAGCGGCAGAAACAGCTCTGGTATTTGCCAGACCGTTCCGCCCCGCTGCTTCACCACAGCTTCGTGGGCCGTCCACACACGCCAGAATGCCGCAAGCTGCTGCGCTTCTGGCAGACCTTCCAGCCAGTCATTAAGTGCCGGGGAAAAACTGTGTCTCGCCACCGCCCGCCAGCGCTTACGCGGGCGCAGCAGCTCGATGTCACAGCCAACGGGTCGGTTGCCCGTGAGTACCGCAACGGCGTCTGCACTGTTTGAAATATTGAATTCAGGCAGCTGCGGGTGCCATGGCTTGCCGTGAGCCCCCTTTTGCAACGGCGGCAGGACGCCGTTATCCAGCAGCTGCGCTAAAAGCACTCGCCCGGCAAGCCATGTAGAGCGCCGCGCTCCCAATGGGGCCATAGCAGTCAGCCCATGAGACAGCCAGCGCCTGACGGAGTGTGGATCACAAAGATGCTCAACTCGTCCTACGGCCAGACGGTAATTTGCATTAGAAGACAAAGCGTTTACGCTCTTCCGGGGTAAGCCTGCGTGGTTCTGGCTGATAGTGGCTGAAGGTTATCTCCGTTGAGTCCTCCTCAACGTCATGAAGCTCGACACGGTCGAGAGACTTCTCGCCATAAAGCGTAATTGAGCGGAACAGACCGCTGAGGGGTTCATTAGAAGGAATCAACACCAGCCGCCACTTCCCCTGCCCGAGGTCAGAAAATTCGCTAATAAAGTCTTTCTCAAGCGTTTTACGATCGATATAAAAAAGCATGCGTAATAGCTGGTTGAACTGGAACATTTGCGGATTATTCTCCGCGGTGATGGCCTGCGGCGGCTGATTACCCATCACCTGAACCATACGGTTATCGCCCACAATGAGCCGCATGGGGAAAGGCAGGCGCTGCTGCCACCACAGCCCTTTATTCTTCGCCACCACAACCCGCCCGCTGGAATGCAACGGCTGGGTCTGCCCTTTGATCTGACGCTCCTGCTGAAACTGCGCCCGCATGACCGGTGCAGCAGCAAATCGCTTTTGAATGTCATCAAGCGTCACCGCGCCGGCCGCCTGAGCTACCAGCAGAAGAGAGAGAAGCAAACTTTTTTTCACAGCACCAGCCCTATACGATCAACCTGAACCCACACGGACTAGTTTACTCTGCAACGCAGTTTGAAACCAAAAGTAGAAGGCCCGCAAGCAAAACGGGCCTTAACGCTATAGATAGGTTACCTGTAAAATGGCCAGGGTATGCTGTGGGTTGAGGTAGCGCACGTTGGTTTGCAGCGTGCTGTCGTTGTGGAGCGTGACGCCATCTAAGGAATTGAGGGCTACGGTCTGAGTGATGAGTTTGCCTTTCTCGCTGCAGGTCATTGCGACATTTGCACTTGCAGGCGCCCATTGACAGCCGCCTTCTACTATTTCACCCCGAAAATGGATAATGCCAGAGGATGCGGCCTGAGAGAACGGTGAAACCGCTACGGTCAGGGCCAGACAAAGCAAATACTTACTATAAATTGCTTTCATGTTCATTACTCCTCGATTGCTGTCGTCCCTGAGGTTATCGGCAGAAAATCAAAGATAATTAAACAGTGATCCATGTTTTTTATTCTTGCAATACCAACGTCACATATCTGTAGGGCAGGTTAATGTTTTCCGCAGCCCAGGATACTGTAACGGTTCTGCGCCTGGCATACGTATACCTGCTGGAGCATCACATTTTCCTCAGCGTATGAGTGAGATGTATCAACTCGATTCAGGACGGGTCACGCCCAATAAAAAAAACCAGCTTTCGCTGGTTTTTTATTCGCTTAACACAAGGTCAGTTTTTGATTTTAGCTTTTCTCGCCGCCCGGCAAGCCAAAGCCCGCTGTTTTTCATCGCAAAGCCAAATACCAGACCTAACAGCAGCGAAGGCACCACGTTATGCCACTCCCCCTGATTCGCAAAGGTTGCGCAGGCGCCGATAAAAGTGCCGGGGACAAACGACAGCAAAATATGACGAGCCTGAATGCACATCAGGAACGCCACCACGCCGGTCATAACATAGCCCAGAATATCAGCATGTGGGGCCAGGGCGCTGCCGTGAATAATCACCAGCGCCCAGAGTACGCCGCTGCAAAGGGTGCAAAGTGAAATAAAAAACCCCTTCACACCGCCCTGCGGACAGGCAAAATAAGCGGTGCAGCCGAGGAAACCAGCCCAGGCCAACAGGCCGAGGCTCACCGCCACCCAGCCCCAAAGG
This region of Cedecea lapagei genomic DNA includes:
- a CDS encoding 4'-phosphopantetheinyl transferase superfamily protein — encoded protein: MAPLGARRSTWLAGRVLLAQLLDNGVLPPLQKGAHGKPWHPQLPEFNISNSADAVAVLTGNRPVGCDIELLRPRKRWRAVARHSFSPALNDWLEGLPEAQQLAAFWRVWTAHEAVVKQRGGTVWQIPELFLPLETLCPPNLHLQHIVCGEWLIACCGPEPFTPDLAHTFVEVGRREEPG
- a CDS encoding outer membrane lipoprotein carrier protein LolA, with translation MKKSLLLSLLLVAQAAGAVTLDDIQKRFAAAPVMRAQFQQERQIKGQTQPLHSSGRVVVAKNKGLWWQQRLPFPMRLIVGDNRMVQVMGNQPPQAITAENNPQMFQFNQLLRMLFYIDRKTLEKDFISEFSDLGQGKWRLVLIPSNEPLSGLFRSITLYGEKSLDRVELHDVEEDSTEITFSHYQPEPRRLTPEERKRFVF
- the mdoC gene encoding glucans biosynthesis protein MdoC; protein product: MSKAPQQREFFLDSIRAWLMLLGIPFHISLIYSSHQWHVNSAMPSASLTLFNDFIHAFRMQVFFVISGYFSYMLFLRYPLKRWWTVRVERVGIPMLTAIPLLTLPQFLMLQYINNKAGLWHTLTGYQKYNTLVWELVSHLWFLLVLVILTTVGMFLFQKINNFIIRNEQNNNSSITLGKLSVLFLGFGLIYAAIRRTIFLIHPPLLSDGLFNFIVMQTLFYLPFFMLGALTFKRESLKILFTTPSRGCQAGAALAFTAYLLNQRYGSGDGWMYETESVITMLMGLWMVNVVFSLGYKMLNFKSARVTYFVNASLFIYLVHHPLTLFFGAFITPHITSNILGFFSGLVFVVGIALLLYELHLRIPLLRFLFSGKPKEKASTPQSFAG
- the ymdB gene encoding O-acetyl-ADP-ribose deacetylase: MSERIQVVQGDITKIKVDVIVNAANPSLMGGGGVDGAIHRAAGPALLEACKAVRQLQGECAPGHAVITEAGNIAVKAVIHAVGPVWHGGEQNEAELLELAYRNSLDLAAANGYRSIAFPAISTGVYGCPKAQAARIAWDTAYKYIGLRPLPEYVVFVCFDDENMQIYQQIAAECHKKIT
- a CDS encoding fimbrial protein, producing the protein MKAIYSKYLLCLALTVAVSPFSQAASSGIIHFRGEIVEGGCQWAPASANVAMTCSEKGKLITQTVALNSLDGVTLHNDSTLQTNVRYLNPQHTLAILQVTYL
- a CDS encoding DUF1097 domain-containing protein: MKTLIPLALTTGILSGLWGWVAVSLGLLAWAGFLGCTAYFACPQGGVKGFFISLCTLCSGVLWALVIIHGSALAPHADILGYVMTGVVAFLMCIQARHILLSFVPGTFIGACATFANQGEWHNVVPSLLLGLVFGFAMKNSGLWLAGRREKLKSKTDLVLSE